Proteins from a genomic interval of Arachis hypogaea cultivar Tifrunner chromosome 10, arahy.Tifrunner.gnm2.J5K5, whole genome shotgun sequence:
- the LOC112717879 gene encoding protein MAINTENANCE OF MERISTEMS-like, which yields MILGLPTDGLLVIGMTISSFKALETECLHQFGVVPRKSECRGSGIKLTWLRDLKKQLQLTDEESIQSIIQFSWGLACLAHLYRALCRASRFDCKEIDGSLTLLLVWAWTRFPFLAPVHREPRSFSLANRWRNWECGDQRFRYMKLAHFRKALDDLQEGQFMWVAYSVDRVDPDIISADIYMHSVVWSATVPLVSFECIEWHATDRCRRQFGFVQGVPHQERNLDKAHEEVLTGPKNFNWVIATSHSFWVMQWIIGIITF from the exons ATGATTCTTGGTCTTCCGACGGATGGTCTTCTAGTCATAGGGATGACTATCAGCAGTTTTAAAGCCTTAGAGACGGAGTGTTTGCACCAATTTGGGGTTGTACCGAGAAAGTCAGAATGTAGAGGAAGCGGTATAAAGCTTACGTGGCTACGGGATCTAAAAAAACAGTTACAGTTGACTGATGAAGAAAGTATACAGAG TATCATACAGTTCAGTTGGGGTTTGGCTTGCCTCGCACATCTGTACAGGGCGTTATGCAGGGCATCTCGTTTTGACTGTAAGGAGATCGACGGTTCGCTAACACTGCTGCTCGTTTGGGCTTGGACCCGCTTTCCATTTCTAGCGCCGGTTCATAGGGAACCTCGTAGTTTTTCGCTTGCAAACAG gtggcgtaactgggagTGTGGAGACCAACGCTTTAGGTATATGAAACTTGCTCACTTTAGGAAGGCCTTGGATGATCTTCAGGAAGGCCAG TTTATGTGGGTTGCTTATTCTGTGGATCGTGTGGACCCGGACATAATTTCTGCAGACATCTACATGCACTCAGTTGTGTGGAGTGCTACGGTGCCGTTGGTATCTTTTGAATGCATTGAGTGGCATGCAACCGATCGGTGTAGGCGACAGTTTGGTTTTGTGCAGGGAGTTCCTCATCAGGAACGAAATCTAGACAAGGCACACGAAGAAGTCCTGACTGGTCCTAAGAATTTTAATTGGGTCATAGCCACGAGTCATTCATTTTGGGTGATGCAGTGGATAATAGGTATAATCACGTTCTGA